The Corynebacterium suranareeae genome window below encodes:
- a CDS encoding GNAT family N-acetyltransferase, producing the protein MYKLTAPINSGYHMWKATLEEFGDGPIDGSGYFENHPPIDLSQDGFLHYLNDRAAAADPAVPPPENFVHCTYYWILNDDDVLVGFLALRHTLNQHLLEVGGHIGYSVRPSARQKGAATAALKLGVQEARAMGIDKVLVCVKEDNVASRTVIERCGGIFESTIRGLRRYWINTIHA; encoded by the coding sequence ATGTACAAACTAACCGCGCCTATTAACTCTGGTTATCACATGTGGAAAGCCACCTTGGAAGAATTCGGCGATGGCCCCATTGACGGTTCGGGTTATTTTGAAAACCACCCACCTATTGACCTTTCCCAAGATGGATTTCTTCACTACTTAAACGATCGCGCTGCGGCAGCCGACCCAGCTGTTCCACCACCAGAAAACTTCGTGCACTGTACTTATTATTGGATCCTTAATGATGACGATGTTCTGGTCGGCTTTTTAGCATTGCGGCACACCCTTAACCAACATCTCCTCGAAGTGGGCGGACATATTGGTTACAGCGTTCGACCATCGGCACGCCAAAAAGGTGCTGCCACTGCAGCGTTGAAACTTGGAGTCCAAGAAGCACGAGCCATGGGTATAGACAAGGTTTTGGTGTGCGTTAAAGAAGATAACGTGGCATCCAGAACAGTCATCGAGCGTTGCGGCGGCATCTTCGAATCAACAATCCGAGGATTACGTCGCTATTGGATTAACACCATTCACGCCTGA
- the rpsH gene encoding 30S ribosomal protein S8 — protein MTMTDPIADMLSRVRNASNAHHDTVSMPSSKIKANIAEILKQEGYIANYTVEDSKVGKTLTLELKYSNTRERSIAGLRRVSKPGLRVYAKSTNLPQVLGGLGVAIISTSQGLLTDRQATEKGVGGEVLAYVW, from the coding sequence ATGACAATGACTGATCCAATCGCCGACATGCTGTCGCGCGTGCGCAATGCTAGCAATGCGCACCATGACACCGTGTCCATGCCATCTTCAAAGATCAAGGCAAACATCGCCGAGATCTTGAAGCAAGAAGGCTACATTGCTAACTACACCGTCGAGGACTCCAAGGTTGGAAAGACCCTGACCCTCGAGCTGAAGTACAGCAACACCCGTGAGCGCTCCATCGCTGGTCTGCGCCGCGTTTCCAAGCCAGGTCTGCGTGTATACGCTAAGTCCACCAATCTGCCACAGGTTCTGGGCGGCCTGGGCGTGGCTATCATCTCCACGTCACAGGGCCTCCTGACCGACCGTCAGGCTACCGAGAAGGGCGTAGGCGGAGAAGTCCTCGCCTACGTCTGGTAA
- the rplF gene encoding 50S ribosomal protein L6, translating into MSRIGKEPITIPSGVETKIDGQFVEVKGPKGTLNVNVPEPISVAVEDGQIVVTRPDDHRTSRSLHGLSRSLVNNLVVGVTEGYTIKMEIFGVGYRVALKGKDLEFSLGYSHPVLIEASEGITFAVDGNTKLSVSGIDKQKVGQVAAVIRRLRKDDPYKGKGIRYEGEQIRRKVGKTGK; encoded by the coding sequence ATGTCACGTATCGGAAAAGAACCGATCACCATCCCATCCGGTGTCGAAACCAAGATCGATGGACAGTTCGTTGAGGTCAAGGGCCCTAAGGGAACCCTGAACGTTAACGTTCCTGAGCCAATCTCCGTTGCAGTCGAAGACGGACAGATTGTTGTCACCCGCCCGGATGATCACCGCACGAGCCGTTCCCTCCACGGACTGTCCCGCTCCCTGGTTAACAACCTGGTAGTTGGCGTCACCGAGGGCTACACCATCAAGATGGAAATCTTCGGTGTCGGTTACCGTGTAGCGCTGAAGGGCAAGGACCTCGAGTTCTCCCTCGGCTACTCACACCCAGTTCTGATTGAAGCTTCTGAAGGCATCACTTTCGCAGTTGATGGCAACACCAAGCTTTCAGTTTCTGGCATCGACAAGCAGAAGGTTGGACAGGTCGCAGCAGTGATCCGCCGCCTGCGTAAGGACGATCCTTACAAGGGTAAGGGCATCCGCTACGAGGGTGAGCAGATCCGCCGCAAGGTCGGAAAGACGGGTAAGTAA
- the rplR gene encoding 50S ribosomal protein L18 produces MSNTENKQKRVSVGKDIATRRRVARARRHFRIRKNLRGTPEAPRLVVHRSSRHMHVQIIDDIAGHTLAAASSIEAEVRATEGDKKAKGAKVGQLIAERAKAAGIEQVVFDRAGYKYHGRVAALADAAREGGLKF; encoded by the coding sequence ATGAGCAACACTGAAAACAAGCAGAAGCGCGTTTCCGTTGGCAAGGACATCGCGACTCGTCGTCGCGTTGCCCGTGCACGCCGCCACTTCCGCATCCGCAAGAACCTGCGTGGCACCCCAGAGGCTCCACGTTTGGTTGTCCACCGCTCTTCTCGCCACATGCACGTTCAGATCATCGATGACATCGCAGGCCACACCCTGGCAGCTGCATCTTCCATCGAAGCTGAAGTTCGCGCAACCGAAGGCGACAAGAAGGCTAAGGGCGCAAAGGTCGGTCAGCTGATCGCCGAGCGCGCTAAGGCAGCTGGTATCGAGCAGGTCGTCTTCGACCGCGCTGGTTACAAGTACCACGGCCGCGTTGCAGCTCTTGCTGACGCCGCTCGTGAAGGTGGTCTGAAATTCTAA
- the rpsE gene encoding 30S ribosomal protein S5, producing the protein MPGRERRDGGRSADDNKQNDRNERRGGGRRDDRRNQQQDERSQYIERVVTINRVSKVVKGGRRFSFTALVIVGDGKGMVGVGYGKAKEVPAAIQKGAEEARKNFFRVPMVNGTITHPVQGEKAAGIVMLKPAAPGTGVIAGGAARPVLECAGIQDILSKSLGSDNAINVVHATVDGLKQLVRPEEVAARRGKTIEEVAPARILRARAGQEA; encoded by the coding sequence ATGCCGGGACGTGAACGGCGTGACGGCGGACGCTCCGCCGACGACAACAAGCAAAACGATCGCAACGAGCGTCGTGGCGGAGGCCGCCGCGATGACCGTCGCAATCAGCAGCAGGACGAGCGCTCACAGTACATCGAGCGCGTAGTCACCATCAACCGCGTTTCCAAGGTAGTCAAGGGTGGTCGTCGCTTCAGCTTCACCGCACTTGTCATCGTTGGCGACGGCAAGGGAATGGTCGGTGTCGGTTACGGCAAGGCCAAGGAAGTCCCTGCCGCTATCCAAAAGGGTGCAGAAGAGGCTCGCAAGAACTTCTTCCGCGTCCCAATGGTCAACGGCACCATCACCCACCCAGTTCAGGGCGAGAAGGCAGCCGGCATCGTTATGCTGAAGCCAGCTGCTCCAGGTACCGGCGTTATCGCTGGTGGCGCAGCTCGTCCAGTGCTTGAGTGCGCTGGTATCCAGGACATCCTGTCCAAGTCCCTTGGTTCTGACAACGCTATCAACGTCGTCCACGCAACTGTGGATGGCCTGAAGCAGCTGGTCCGCCCTGAAGAGGTTGCAGCCCGCCGTGGCAAGACCATCGAAGAGGTCGCCCCAGCACGTATTCTGCGTGCACGCGCAGGTCAGGAGGCGTAA
- the rpmD gene encoding 50S ribosomal protein L30 — translation MALKITQIKGTVGTKPKHRDNLRSLGLKRIRQSVVRPDTPEVRGMVQAVRHLIVVEEVAGE, via the coding sequence ATGGCGCTGAAGATTACTCAGATCAAAGGCACTGTGGGCACCAAGCCCAAGCATCGCGACAATCTTCGTTCCCTCGGTCTAAAGCGAATCCGCCAGTCCGTGGTCCGTCCCGACACCCCAGAGGTTCGTGGCATGGTCCAGGCTGTTCGCCACCTGATCGTCGTCGAAGAAGTGGCGGGGGAGTAG
- the rplO gene encoding 50S ribosomal protein L15 — protein sequence MSEPIKLHDLRPAPGSNKAKTRVGRGEASKGKTAGRGTKGTKARKQVSAAFEGGQMPLQMRLPKLKGFKNPNKVDYQVVNVADLAEKFPQGGDVTVADIVAAGLVRKNELVKVLGNGDISVKLNVTANKFSGSAKEKIEAAGGSVTVA from the coding sequence ATGAGCGAACCAATTAAGCTCCACGATTTGCGCCCAGCACCGGGCTCAAACAAGGCTAAGACCCGCGTTGGTCGAGGCGAAGCATCCAAGGGTAAGACTGCAGGTCGCGGTACCAAGGGTACCAAGGCACGCAAGCAGGTCTCTGCAGCATTCGAAGGTGGCCAGATGCCACTGCAGATGCGTCTTCCTAAGTTGAAGGGCTTCAAGAACCCTAACAAGGTTGACTACCAGGTAGTTAACGTTGCAGATCTTGCAGAGAAGTTCCCACAGGGCGGCGACGTCACTGTAGCTGACATCGTTGCAGCAGGACTTGTCCGCAAGAACGAACTGGTTAAGGTTCTTGGCAACGGCGACATCAGCGTCAAGCTGAACGTCACCGCTAACAAGTTCTCCGGCTCTGCCAAGGAAAAGATCGAAGCCGCTGGCGGCTCCGTCACCGTGGCATAA
- a CDS encoding aldehyde dehydrogenase family protein, with the protein MNALTKRAALRLPYTHVDDFYINGTWVKAEGTKRNVVVDPAVGQEWGSVPEATEAELDTAVNAARTALQSWGALTGAQRAEYLLKIATEIESRSEALALTNTRENGSPSSETRGAASNAAGIFRYFATLAPWLDGEDIRPFPAGGAESIVDKDPIGVCALIAPWNFPINLVVIKLAPALLAGCTTIIKPASPTPLSIRFIIEAIEAAGVPAGVVNLLTGSGRFGDALVRHPGIDKVAFTGSTPVGKKIAAACGELLRPVTLELGGKSSAIILPDADMSVLSARLIRSCMRNTGQTCYISTRIIAPSSRYEEVVHTVASTIAAGTQGDPYDEATVFGPVASASQYSTVMSYIESARQEGARVVTGGARSTELSEGLESGEFIQPTVFADVTPDMRISREEIFGPVISILKYDDTEGVSEAIELANNTEFGLGGLVFGADENQALKVARQIDSGSVGINFFGSNHSAPFGGRHESGMGVEYGIEGLSAYLTYKSIHRTI; encoded by the coding sequence ATGAATGCTTTAACTAAACGTGCTGCCCTCCGCCTCCCCTACACCCATGTTGATGATTTCTACATCAACGGCACCTGGGTGAAAGCAGAAGGAACCAAACGCAACGTTGTTGTAGATCCAGCAGTTGGACAAGAATGGGGATCTGTTCCAGAAGCAACCGAAGCTGAATTGGACACAGCGGTTAATGCTGCGCGAACAGCCCTTCAATCTTGGGGTGCACTTACAGGTGCGCAACGAGCTGAGTATCTCCTTAAAATCGCAACGGAAATTGAATCCCGCTCCGAAGCCCTAGCACTGACCAATACTCGTGAAAACGGCTCGCCCAGCTCCGAGACCCGCGGTGCTGCATCCAATGCCGCAGGAATCTTCCGATACTTTGCCACACTCGCACCTTGGCTAGATGGCGAAGACATCCGTCCATTCCCCGCCGGTGGTGCCGAATCCATTGTGGACAAAGATCCCATCGGTGTCTGCGCATTAATTGCCCCATGGAATTTCCCAATCAACCTCGTTGTCATCAAACTGGCACCAGCACTTCTTGCAGGCTGTACCACCATTATCAAACCAGCTTCCCCCACTCCGCTATCGATCCGTTTCATCATCGAAGCCATCGAAGCCGCCGGAGTTCCAGCAGGTGTCGTCAATCTACTCACTGGTTCGGGACGCTTCGGCGATGCCCTTGTTCGTCACCCTGGCATAGACAAAGTAGCCTTCACAGGATCCACACCCGTTGGAAAGAAGATCGCCGCTGCCTGTGGAGAACTCCTCCGACCAGTGACGTTAGAACTCGGCGGAAAATCCTCCGCAATAATCCTCCCCGACGCCGATATGTCAGTACTTTCTGCTCGTTTGATTCGATCCTGCATGCGCAATACTGGCCAAACCTGCTATATCAGCACCCGCATCATTGCGCCCAGCTCACGCTACGAAGAAGTCGTGCACACGGTAGCAAGCACCATCGCTGCAGGTACACAAGGTGATCCTTATGATGAAGCAACGGTTTTCGGTCCAGTTGCCAGCGCTTCCCAATACTCAACCGTCATGTCCTATATCGAATCTGCACGACAAGAAGGCGCAAGAGTTGTTACAGGCGGAGCACGATCAACCGAACTTTCAGAAGGGTTAGAGTCAGGCGAATTTATCCAACCAACCGTGTTTGCCGATGTCACCCCAGACATGCGAATTTCACGCGAAGAAATCTTCGGCCCCGTAATTTCCATCCTGAAATACGACGACACAGAAGGTGTTTCAGAAGCAATCGAATTAGCCAACAATACTGAATTTGGACTCGGCGGCCTAGTGTTTGGTGCAGATGAGAACCAAGCACTTAAAGTCGCCCGACAAATTGATTCCGGTTCCGTAGGCATCAACTTCTTCGGATCCAACCACTCCGCACCTTTTGGAGGACGCCACGAATCCGGCATGGGAGTGGAATACGGCATCGAAGGACTCAGTGCCTACCTGACGTACAAGAGTATTCACCGAACCATCTAG
- a CDS encoding HD domain-containing protein yields the protein MTRSNLPAWEQADPSVHASDPRAVAFAEDFGIRPIPSTGPIDTSTICASPSAGFEQLWKAIEPETRTRANDVHLPIVAAYAERLCDAYPLANRELVLVAAILHDTGWAHVDESRIISEGFSGNWRKAAIRFEHESEGCIVARRVLPSLGYSSEFIEQVCDIIDGHDTRQVAYSLEDALVRDCDRLWRFDRAGIMASSSWFGMPVSDYVDRLHREILPELITEAAYRMATADLNRAKALLRTDAIR from the coding sequence ATGACTCGAAGTAATCTTCCCGCTTGGGAGCAAGCGGACCCCAGTGTCCACGCCTCTGATCCACGCGCCGTTGCTTTTGCTGAAGATTTTGGTATCCGCCCTATTCCCTCTACAGGTCCGATTGATACCTCCACTATTTGTGCATCACCTTCAGCAGGGTTTGAACAATTATGGAAAGCAATAGAGCCTGAAACCCGCACCCGTGCAAACGACGTACATCTTCCCATCGTCGCCGCCTACGCTGAGCGTTTATGCGATGCCTATCCTTTAGCAAACAGAGAATTAGTTCTCGTAGCCGCAATCCTCCACGACACTGGCTGGGCTCATGTTGACGAAAGCCGAATCATCTCCGAAGGCTTCTCCGGAAACTGGCGCAAAGCCGCAATCCGATTCGAACACGAATCAGAAGGCTGCATCGTTGCCCGCAGAGTACTCCCCTCACTCGGATACTCCTCCGAATTTATTGAACAAGTCTGCGACATCATCGACGGACACGACACCCGCCAAGTCGCCTATTCCCTAGAAGACGCCCTCGTGCGCGATTGCGACCGCCTCTGGCGATTCGATCGCGCCGGGATTATGGCTTCTAGCTCCTGGTTCGGGATGCCAGTATCCGACTATGTCGACCGCCTTCACAGGGAAATCCTCCCAGAATTAATCACCGAAGCTGCGTACCGCATGGCCACAGCAGATCTAAACCGTGCGAAGGCTTTATTAAGAACGGACGCAATCCGATGA
- a CDS encoding NAD(P)/FAD-dependent oxidoreductase, whose protein sequence is MNTSTETGILIIGANQAGVQLAISLRAMGFTESITLLGEEDHRPYQRPALSKEFLQGTIDKERLIFRSNEYWEENNIQLVKGVRIEHIEKNKDGSGVAYGAGKEFAFRRLALAVGARPRRLDLPGADLEGVTYLRNADDALALKAMIGSVTDAVVIGGGFIGLEAACSLHDLGKNVTVLEYGPRLIGRAVGEETASFFLEQHRSRGVNIVLNARMKQFVSDDGKLSGVELEDGTVIPAQLVIVGIGVIPNTELASDLGLEINNGIVVDKHAIASDGTTIAIGDVANIPNPIPGSPADERIRLESVNNAIEHAKIAAYSLVGQPEAYAGIPWFWSNQGDLKLQIAGLTVGYDTTVIRQDLEKKKFSVLYYRDGQIIAADCVNAPLDFMAVRSALSKNQNIPAELAADISQPLKKLAVDLEVTQ, encoded by the coding sequence ATGAATACTTCCACTGAAACTGGGATTTTGATCATCGGCGCGAATCAAGCCGGTGTGCAGCTGGCGATTTCCCTGCGTGCCATGGGTTTTACCGAGTCGATCACTTTGTTGGGTGAGGAAGACCACCGCCCTTACCAGCGCCCCGCGTTGTCCAAGGAGTTTCTCCAGGGCACGATCGACAAAGAGCGCCTGATTTTCCGCTCCAACGAATACTGGGAAGAAAACAATATTCAGCTGGTCAAGGGCGTGCGCATCGAGCACATTGAAAAGAACAAGGACGGTTCAGGGGTCGCCTACGGCGCCGGAAAAGAGTTTGCTTTTCGACGCCTCGCCCTAGCGGTTGGTGCCCGCCCTCGCCGCCTCGACCTCCCGGGCGCCGACTTGGAGGGTGTCACCTACCTGCGTAATGCAGACGACGCCCTAGCACTTAAGGCAATGATTGGTTCTGTCACCGATGCCGTTGTAATCGGTGGTGGCTTCATCGGATTGGAAGCTGCCTGTTCACTTCATGACCTCGGCAAAAACGTCACAGTTTTGGAATATGGTCCACGGCTGATTGGGCGTGCCGTAGGTGAAGAAACCGCGTCATTCTTCCTCGAGCAACACCGTTCCCGTGGCGTAAATATTGTGCTTAATGCCCGGATGAAACAATTTGTGAGCGATGATGGAAAGCTCAGCGGCGTTGAGCTAGAGGATGGCACAGTCATTCCAGCTCAGCTAGTAATCGTAGGCATTGGTGTCATTCCAAACACAGAGCTCGCTTCAGATCTGGGACTGGAAATCAACAACGGCATCGTGGTGGATAAACATGCCATCGCTTCAGATGGCACCACCATCGCAATTGGTGATGTCGCGAACATTCCCAACCCAATCCCTGGATCCCCCGCTGATGAACGCATCCGCCTCGAAAGCGTCAACAACGCCATCGAGCATGCAAAGATTGCTGCATATTCACTAGTTGGCCAACCAGAAGCCTACGCCGGAATCCCCTGGTTTTGGTCCAATCAAGGAGATCTGAAACTACAAATCGCCGGACTCACCGTGGGTTATGACACCACAGTAATCCGCCAAGATCTAGAGAAGAAGAAATTCTCGGTTCTCTATTACAGAGACGGCCAAATCATTGCCGCCGATTGTGTCAACGCCCCACTCGATTTCATGGCAGTACGCAGTGCACTTTCCAAAAACCAAAACATCCCCGCCGAGCTTGCTGCCGATATCTCGCAGCCGTTGAAGAAACTCGCTGTTGACCTGGAGGTAACCCAATGA
- a CDS encoding 2Fe-2S iron-sulfur cluster-binding protein, which produces MSTIHFIDHSGDTRTIDATVGDSVMETAVRNGVPGIVAECGGSLSCATCHVFVDPEQYDALPPMEEMEDEMLWGAAVDREECSRLSCQIKVTEDMDLSVTTPETQV; this is translated from the coding sequence ATGTCCACTATTCATTTCATTGATCATTCAGGTGACACTCGCACCATTGACGCAACTGTTGGTGATTCAGTGATGGAAACTGCTGTCCGCAACGGCGTTCCTGGCATTGTTGCTGAATGCGGTGGCTCTTTGTCGTGTGCAACCTGCCATGTGTTTGTTGACCCCGAACAATACGATGCTCTTCCTCCGATGGAGGAGATGGAAGATGAGATGCTGTGGGGTGCAGCCGTTGACCGCGAGGAGTGCTCTCGCCTGTCCTGCCAGATCAAGGTCACAGAAGACATGGATCTTTCAGTGACCACACCAGAAACACAAGTGTGA